The following are from one region of the Abiotrophia defectiva ATCC 49176 genome:
- the brnQ gene encoding branched-chain amino acid transport system II carrier protein, whose translation MSKKLQSKDALYLGSMLFGMLFGAGNLIFPVHLGQESGAQVGPAVVGLLISAIGLPFLTILAMGMSKSKSVTELASRVGKKFSVIFTVLLYLVIGPLFAVPRLASTSYTIGVAPFIESSHQGQGLLIYSLIFFLVAGFLSLNPGKILDYIGKILNPAFLLVLGLLLTLTVLNPMGQAGQMMAQGRYAQQAMATGFLEGYQTLDVLAALAFGIVMIQAMNRLGIQEPGELASGMVKSGAISILLMGLIYGLLAYAGATSLGHFSLSANGGIALAQIANHYLGSAGSILLALIVILACLKTGVGLLTAFSEAMVDLFPSLDYKHYLLAVSLLATLIANAGLTQIIAWAVPVLMFLYPLAIVLVMVTLLCRGRAIDSLYYQWAMALTGIVALIDGIQAMPELAWVLPLKALASTFATYLPLSGQSLGWIVPSFLGLAIAHWQVRRKVS comes from the coding sequence ATGAGCAAAAAGCTTCAGTCTAAAGACGCCCTATATTTGGGTTCCATGCTTTTCGGTATGTTATTTGGGGCAGGGAACCTTATTTTCCCAGTTCACCTAGGACAAGAAAGTGGGGCTCAGGTAGGGCCAGCTGTGGTCGGACTCTTGATTTCAGCCATCGGCTTGCCTTTCCTGACCATTCTCGCTATGGGGATGTCTAAGAGTAAGAGTGTAACCGAGCTAGCCAGTCGTGTCGGTAAAAAGTTCAGTGTGATTTTTACGGTCCTGCTCTATCTGGTAATTGGTCCTTTATTTGCGGTGCCACGCTTGGCAAGTACATCTTATACTATTGGGGTAGCCCCCTTTATCGAGTCGAGTCACCAGGGACAGGGTCTTCTAATTTATTCCCTCATCTTCTTCCTGGTAGCGGGCTTTCTATCCTTGAATCCAGGTAAGATTCTAGATTATATTGGCAAAATTCTTAACCCTGCCTTTTTACTGGTTTTAGGGCTACTCTTGACTCTGACAGTCCTCAATCCAATGGGGCAAGCTGGGCAAATGATGGCCCAGGGGCGCTATGCTCAACAAGCAATGGCGACAGGCTTTCTGGAGGGGTATCAGACCCTGGATGTGCTAGCGGCCTTGGCTTTTGGGATTGTCATGATTCAAGCTATGAATCGTTTAGGGATTCAGGAGCCGGGCGAACTGGCTAGCGGCATGGTCAAATCCGGAGCCATTAGTATCCTCTTAATGGGCCTAATTTATGGGCTCTTGGCCTATGCTGGGGCGACTTCCTTGGGGCACTTCTCCTTGAGTGCTAATGGTGGGATTGCACTAGCTCAGATTGCTAATCACTATCTCGGTTCAGCAGGTAGTATCCTCTTGGCCTTAATTGTTATTCTGGCCTGCCTTAAGACAGGGGTAGGGCTTCTGACCGCTTTTTCGGAGGCAATGGTGGACCTATTCCCTAGTCTGGATTACAAGCATTACTTACTAGCGGTTAGCCTCTTGGCTACTCTTATCGCTAATGCCGGTTTGACTCAGATTATTGCTTGGGCCGTTCCGGTGCTCATGTTTCTCTATCCTCTGGCGATTGTCCTAGTCATGGTCACCTTACTGTGCCGAGGTCGGGCAATCGACAGCCTTTACTACCAATGGGCTATGGCACTGACAGGGATAGTGGCGCTAATCGATGGCATTCAAGCCATGCCAGAGCTAGCTTGGGTACTACCACTGAAAGCATTAGCTTCCACATTCGCTACTTATTTGCCCCTGAGTGGCCAGAGTCTAGGTTGGATTGTACCTAGCTTCTTGGGTTTGGCTATTGCACACTGGCAAGTGAGACGGAAAGTATCATAA
- the ileS gene encoding isoleucine--tRNA ligase, with protein MKLKETLNLGQTDFAMRANLPTKEVVLQKEWEDANIYQQIQAKNADKPTYVLHDGPPYANGKIHMGHALNKISKDIIIRSKSMSGFRSPYVPGWDTHGLPIESALTKQEGVDRKSMSVVEFRKLCQEYALRQVEGQKADFKRLGVTGEWNNPYLTLAPEYEAAQIRIFGQMAAKGYIYKGLKPIYWSPSSESSLAEAEVEYADVTSPSIYVAFKVKDGKGIVPEKAEFVIWTTTPWTLPANLGISVSPVASYVQVKVGDRHFIVAQDLLESLAQTLNWEDYQVEAHYQGKDFDRLTAWHPFYERESLLMVGDHVTLDAGTGLVHTAPGHGEDDYHIGKAYGLDILSPLDNQGHYTHEAPGLEGIFYAKGNKLVVELLKEKGALLSYSEFVHSYPHDWRTKKPVIYRATPQWFASIDKFREELLEAIETQVKWYHPSGQPRIYNMIRDRGDWVISRQRAWGVPLPIFYAENGEAILTAETIEHVATLFETHGSNVWFERDSKDLLPEGFTHPGSPNGKFTKETDIMDVWFDSGTSYAGVLEARDYLTFPADLYLEGSDQYRGWFNSSFTTSVAAKGVPPYKAVLSQGFVLDGKGNKMSKSLGNVIVPEEVMNELGADIIRLWVLSVDSESDVRISKDILKQIAEAYRKIRNTIRFMLSHVSDFDPSKDTVAFEDLRPVDQYMTAKFKLVVNDLLSAYDKFEFASIYKKVINFMTVDLSAFYLDFAKDVLYIEAPDSLPRRQMQTVIYGILRDLLPLLTPVLLHTMEEAWKELPGVEGYVQLAEFPQAVDGTAYQALVDQWKLFFHVQQGVQKALEEAKNAEQDPIKKSFEAAVTLYVNEEQANALKALSQDLDQLLIVSHLDLVTTPAPDHALVLDDYAVSVSRAQGHVCERCRAVRPEVGTIAEAPTLCHRCHQIVKTHYPAYFEAE; from the coding sequence ATGAAACTAAAAGAGACCCTCAACCTTGGTCAAACCGATTTCGCCATGCGGGCAAATTTACCAACTAAAGAAGTCGTCCTACAAAAAGAGTGGGAAGATGCGAATATCTATCAACAAATCCAAGCTAAGAATGCTGATAAGCCAACCTATGTCCTCCACGATGGGCCTCCCTATGCAAACGGTAAAATCCACATGGGTCACGCCCTCAACAAGATTAGTAAGGATATCATCATTCGCTCTAAATCCATGTCTGGCTTCCGGTCGCCTTATGTACCAGGTTGGGACACACATGGTCTGCCAATCGAATCTGCCCTGACTAAGCAAGAAGGGGTTGACCGCAAGTCCATGTCTGTGGTCGAATTCCGTAAACTCTGTCAAGAATATGCCCTACGCCAAGTAGAAGGCCAAAAAGCTGATTTCAAACGCTTAGGTGTGACAGGTGAGTGGAATAATCCTTACTTGACTCTAGCTCCTGAATACGAAGCGGCACAAATTCGCATTTTCGGCCAAATGGCGGCAAAAGGCTACATCTACAAAGGCCTGAAGCCAATCTATTGGTCACCATCGAGTGAATCGTCCTTAGCAGAAGCCGAAGTGGAGTATGCAGATGTAACCTCTCCTTCTATCTATGTGGCTTTCAAGGTCAAAGACGGCAAAGGCATCGTACCAGAAAAAGCTGAGTTCGTAATCTGGACCACCACGCCTTGGACTTTACCAGCTAACTTAGGGATTTCAGTGAGTCCTGTGGCTAGCTATGTTCAAGTCAAAGTGGGAGACCGTCATTTCATCGTAGCCCAAGACTTGCTGGAGTCCTTAGCTCAAACCCTCAACTGGGAGGATTACCAAGTAGAGGCTCACTATCAAGGGAAGGACTTTGACCGACTCACTGCTTGGCATCCTTTCTATGAACGGGAGTCCCTACTCATGGTGGGAGATCACGTAACCCTAGATGCAGGGACTGGTTTGGTACATACCGCTCCTGGTCACGGGGAAGACGACTACCATATTGGTAAAGCCTATGGTTTAGATATTCTGTCCCCACTGGATAACCAAGGTCACTATACTCATGAAGCCCCTGGCCTTGAAGGTATCTTCTATGCAAAAGGCAACAAACTAGTAGTGGAATTACTCAAGGAAAAGGGTGCCCTGCTGTCTTACTCTGAATTTGTCCACAGCTACCCGCATGACTGGCGGACTAAAAAACCTGTTATTTATCGGGCGACACCACAGTGGTTTGCTTCTATTGATAAATTCCGTGAAGAATTGCTTGAAGCAATTGAAACACAAGTTAAATGGTACCACCCATCAGGCCAGCCACGTATCTACAACATGATTCGTGACCGAGGTGACTGGGTCATCTCTCGTCAACGGGCATGGGGTGTACCACTTCCTATCTTCTATGCTGAAAATGGGGAAGCGATCCTAACAGCTGAAACCATTGAGCATGTGGCAACTTTATTTGAAACACACGGTTCTAATGTCTGGTTTGAACGTGATTCTAAGGATCTCTTGCCTGAAGGCTTCACGCATCCTGGCAGCCCAAATGGTAAATTCACCAAGGAAACTGACATCATGGACGTATGGTTCGACTCTGGGACCTCTTATGCAGGAGTTTTAGAAGCCAGAGATTATCTGACTTTCCCAGCAGACCTCTACTTGGAAGGGTCTGACCAATACCGTGGTTGGTTCAACTCAAGCTTTACCACTTCTGTTGCGGCTAAGGGTGTGCCACCCTATAAGGCGGTGCTGTCTCAAGGCTTCGTCTTAGACGGTAAAGGTAACAAGATGAGTAAGTCATTAGGTAACGTTATTGTGCCGGAAGAAGTCATGAATGAACTTGGGGCTGACATTATCCGTCTATGGGTTCTCAGTGTGGACTCAGAATCAGATGTGCGGATTTCTAAGGACATCCTCAAGCAAATTGCTGAGGCTTACCGTAAAATTCGGAATACCATCCGCTTTATGTTAAGCCATGTGTCAGACTTTGACCCAAGCAAGGATACTGTAGCTTTTGAAGACTTACGTCCAGTTGATCAATACATGACGGCTAAGTTTAAGCTCGTTGTTAACGACCTTTTAAGTGCCTACGATAAGTTTGAATTTGCTAGCATCTATAAGAAGGTCATCAACTTCATGACAGTTGACTTGTCTGCCTTCTATCTGGACTTTGCTAAGGACGTCCTCTATATCGAAGCACCCGATAGCTTACCTCGTCGTCAAATGCAAACCGTCATCTACGGTATCTTGCGTGACCTCTTGCCACTCTTAACGCCAGTCCTCTTGCATACCATGGAAGAAGCCTGGAAGGAATTGCCAGGGGTTGAAGGCTATGTTCAGTTGGCAGAGTTCCCACAAGCAGTCGATGGGACCGCTTATCAAGCCCTGGTGGATCAATGGAAACTCTTCTTCCATGTCCAACAAGGGGTTCAAAAAGCCTTAGAGGAAGCGAAAAATGCTGAACAAGACCCAATCAAGAAATCTTTTGAAGCAGCTGTGACCCTCTATGTCAATGAAGAACAAGCCAATGCCTTAAAGGCCTTGAGTCAAGATTTAGATCAATTACTCATTGTCTCTCATCTAGACTTAGTGACCACGCCGGCACCAGATCATGCCTTAGTCTTAGACGATTATGCAGTTTCTGTTAGCCGCGCTCAAGGGCATGTCTGCGAACGATGCCGGGCAGTCCGTCCGGAAGTGGGAACGATTGCGGAGGCCCCAACCCTTTGTCATCGTTGCCACCAGATTGTCAAAACGCATTACCCTGCTTACTTTGAAGCAGAATAA
- a CDS encoding DivIVA domain-containing protein, whose translation MPITPNDILTKEFNREFRGYAKEEVNEFLDEVVVDYERSLDQVAGLKRKLAEAEEKIKNFEKLQESLNSSILIANEAAERLKQNARKEAELIIYEAERESDRIIANAHDTVNHLANEVELLRHNGRNLQFEMQRMLTQQLDLIKSQTFEQEIAFATPATEDSQAEERSSERVAALEQEVETQVTSDVEEFVHETQGNLEAKVTPDKDDQASVESILGQTIKIELPEMM comes from the coding sequence ATGCCAATTACACCAAACGATATTTTAACCAAAGAATTTAATCGCGAATTTAGAGGCTATGCGAAAGAAGAAGTCAATGAATTTCTAGATGAAGTGGTTGTTGACTATGAACGGTCTTTAGACCAAGTGGCCGGCCTTAAACGTAAGTTGGCGGAAGCTGAAGAGAAAATCAAGAATTTCGAGAAATTACAAGAATCCTTGAATAGCTCAATCTTGATTGCTAACGAAGCAGCTGAACGCCTCAAACAAAATGCGCGCAAGGAAGCAGAACTCATTATTTATGAGGCAGAACGTGAGTCTGATCGTATCATCGCTAATGCACATGATACCGTCAACCACTTGGCTAATGAAGTGGAACTCTTACGTCATAATGGACGCAACCTTCAGTTCGAAATGCAACGCATGTTGACTCAGCAATTGGATTTAATTAAGTCTCAAACTTTTGAACAGGAGATTGCTTTTGCAACACCTGCTACTGAAGATAGCCAGGCTGAAGAACGTAGTTCTGAGCGTGTGGCTGCCTTAGAGCAAGAGGTAGAGACCCAAGTCACTTCAGATGTTGAAGAATTTGTCCATGAAACTCAAGGAAACTTAGAAGCTAAGGTAACACCTGATAAGGATGACCAAGCTTCTGTTGAAAGTATCCTGGGCCAAACCATTAAAATTGAATTACCAGAAATGATGTAA
- a CDS encoding RNA-binding protein: MKEGIYQHYRKEEQAFIDYVLEQMAYAASRYCPVTSYFVTPREALIAQQLANGQDEVQLACQGGLPGAERQRLVFYPQYYDLETSDFQIQALKIHFPQKFANIRHGSILGSLLGAGLERNRIGDIITDGQDWQVLVDAKIAPYVCQNVTKMGNVGVRLEYIEPDQVLSPQVLWEDQTVITTSLRLDTMLSKVYNFSRQRAKEAVLGGLVKVNYLEINRPDFELEAGDFVSLRKFGRFQIDAEEGLTRKDNIRLKVKVLVV, encoded by the coding sequence ATGAAAGAGGGTATATATCAACATTATCGTAAAGAGGAGCAGGCCTTTATTGACTATGTACTAGAACAGATGGCCTATGCGGCTAGTCGCTATTGCCCGGTAACTAGTTACTTTGTGACTCCGCGCGAAGCCCTGATTGCCCAGCAACTGGCTAATGGACAAGATGAAGTTCAATTAGCCTGCCAAGGCGGTTTGCCAGGCGCTGAACGTCAAAGACTGGTTTTTTATCCTCAGTATTATGATTTAGAAACTAGCGACTTCCAGATTCAAGCCTTGAAGATTCACTTTCCGCAGAAATTTGCTAATATTCGACATGGTTCTATCCTAGGTTCCCTCCTGGGGGCTGGCTTAGAACGCAACCGAATCGGGGACATCATTACCGATGGACAGGACTGGCAGGTACTAGTGGATGCCAAGATTGCGCCTTATGTTTGTCAAAATGTGACTAAAATGGGAAATGTCGGGGTAAGGCTTGAATATATCGAGCCTGATCAGGTTCTGTCGCCACAAGTCCTCTGGGAAGACCAGACGGTTATTACCACGTCATTAAGGCTTGACACTATGCTGAGTAAAGTCTATAATTTTTCTAGACAGCGTGCAAAAGAAGCCGTCTTAGGGGGCTTGGTCAAGGTCAATTATTTAGAAATTAATCGACCAGATTTTGAGCTAGAGGCAGGCGACTTTGTCTCGCTTAGGAAGTTTGGGCGTTTTCAAATCGATGCCGAGGAAGGGCTAACCCGCAAGGACAATATTCGTCTTAAGGTTAAGGTTCTAGTCGTCTAA
- a CDS encoding YggT family protein, producing MLIQFISWAFTTYETLIIIWAIMSWFPDARYSDLGRWVGSLVEPYVELFDRFIPPVGGLSFSVMAALMVLYLVQNFLMRLLVGV from the coding sequence ATGCTGATACAATTTATTTCTTGGGCCTTTACTACTTACGAGACCCTCATTATTATTTGGGCCATCATGTCTTGGTTTCCTGATGCCCGTTACAGTGACTTAGGACGTTGGGTAGGTAGCCTAGTCGAGCCTTATGTTGAGCTTTTTGATCGCTTTATCCCGCCAGTAGGGGGCTTGAGCTTTTCAGTTATGGCGGCGCTGATGGTTCTCTACCTGGTTCAAAATTTCCTTATGCGATTGTTAGTTGGAGTGTAG
- the ftsZ gene encoding cell division protein FtsZ, with protein MELAFDSINGRDGAVIKVIGVGGAGGNAVNRMIAEGVQGVEFIVANTDTQALKGSQAETKIQLGPKVTKGLGAGSVPEVGLKAAEESEEQIRTVLEGADLVFVTAGMGGGTGTGAAPIVARIAKELGALTVGVVTRPFTFEGPKRGRYAAEGLKNLKENVDTLVTISNNRLLEIVDRKTPMLEAFSEADNVLRQGVQGISDLITAPGYVNLDFADVKTVMKDQGTALMGIGVASGENRTAEATKKAISSPLLEVSIDGAEQILLNITGGSDLTLFEAQDASEIVANASTSDVNIIFGTSINENLGDEVVVTVIATGIDTEKNAPSKMAQRPARNNYNAAPASNAPESSQPAVSASNDIELVPRGRESERDLFSDWDIRREQNTRESAHEMPQRTFQRSSDVGRNRQVDTTEDNELDTPPFFRKRHRG; from the coding sequence ATGGAATTAGCATTTGATTCAATTAACGGCCGTGACGGCGCCGTTATCAAAGTCATCGGGGTCGGCGGGGCCGGCGGTAATGCCGTTAACCGTATGATCGCAGAAGGCGTCCAAGGGGTAGAGTTCATCGTAGCCAATACGGATACTCAGGCTCTCAAAGGCTCACAAGCAGAAACTAAGATTCAATTAGGCCCTAAGGTAACCAAGGGCTTGGGGGCAGGTTCTGTTCCTGAAGTCGGTCTTAAGGCTGCTGAAGAAAGCGAAGAACAAATCCGTACAGTACTTGAAGGCGCAGACTTAGTCTTCGTAACAGCTGGTATGGGTGGGGGGACCGGTACGGGTGCTGCCCCAATCGTAGCGCGCATTGCTAAAGAATTAGGCGCCTTAACAGTGGGTGTTGTGACACGTCCTTTCACCTTTGAAGGTCCTAAACGTGGTCGTTACGCCGCTGAGGGTCTTAAGAACTTGAAGGAAAACGTGGACACCTTGGTGACCATCTCTAACAACCGTCTCTTAGAAATTGTTGACCGCAAGACACCAATGTTAGAAGCTTTCTCTGAAGCGGATAACGTTTTACGTCAAGGGGTACAAGGGATTTCTGACTTGATTACTGCGCCAGGTTACGTAAACCTGGACTTCGCTGACGTGAAGACAGTCATGAAAGATCAAGGGACTGCTCTCATGGGGATTGGGGTTGCTTCTGGTGAAAACCGTACAGCTGAGGCAACTAAGAAGGCTATTTCTTCTCCACTCTTGGAAGTTTCAATCGATGGGGCAGAACAAATCCTCTTGAACATTACCGGTGGTTCTGACTTAACCCTCTTTGAAGCTCAAGATGCTAGCGAAATCGTGGCCAACGCTTCAACTAGCGATGTTAACATCATCTTCGGTACATCTATCAATGAAAATCTTGGCGATGAGGTAGTGGTTACTGTTATCGCAACTGGGATTGATACTGAGAAGAATGCACCTAGCAAGATGGCTCAACGCCCAGCGCGCAACAATTACAATGCAGCGCCTGCAAGCAATGCGCCTGAATCAAGCCAACCAGCGGTGTCTGCAAGTAACGACATCGAATTGGTACCACGCGGTCGCGAGAGCGAACGTGACTTATTCAGTGACTGGGATATCCGTCGTGAACAAAACACTCGTGAATCTGCTCATGAGATGCCACAGCGGACTTTCCAACGTTCAAGTGACGTTGGCCGTAACCGTCAAGTTGATACAACGGAAGATAACGAACTTGATACACCACCTTTCTTCCGCAAACGCCACCGTGGCTAA
- the ftsA gene encoding cell division protein FtsA produces MRTPEIFVSLDIGTTSIKVVVAEHMNGQVNIIGVGNAKSRGLSRGVIVDIDETVYSIQQAIAQAEQKAQVKINDVIVGVPSNKLMIDNCHGMIAVSSDTREITEKDVNNVIMAAKVRSVPPEREIISIIPEEFIVDGFTGIRDPQGMIGVRLELYARLITGPKTIIHNIRRCVEKAGLNITELVVQPQAIAEVALTPDEREFGTIIVDMGGGQTSASIIYDNQLKYSFVDQEGGDFVTKDISLILNTSLENAERIKREFGYAVSRQTSEEEYFPVETVGRKEPVRVDERYLSEIIEARLAQIFETVRDDLEGVDALDLPGGFVLTGGAASLPGVLELAQEYFGPKVRLYIPEQMGMRNPVFTTAIGMVEYAAGLDVVHRIAQGTYQAASAPRQDRGYERSYQEPVSQDVTNQPMMPPRQQAPRRPARPERQRPVAEPVSDYDAYSNLGGYAAEEPNYVPDPEAGVNYDNQVPVVGNGIISKIQAFFRTFFD; encoded by the coding sequence GTGAGAACCCCAGAAATTTTTGTTAGTTTAGATATTGGGACTACCTCAATTAAAGTGGTTGTAGCTGAGCACATGAATGGCCAAGTCAATATTATTGGTGTAGGTAACGCGAAGTCACGTGGCTTAAGCCGTGGCGTAATCGTTGATATCGATGAGACGGTCTATTCCATTCAACAAGCCATTGCGCAAGCAGAGCAAAAAGCACAAGTTAAAATAAATGATGTCATTGTCGGCGTACCAAGTAACAAGCTGATGATTGATAACTGTCACGGTATGATTGCTGTTTCCAGTGATACCCGTGAGATTACCGAAAAAGATGTTAATAATGTCATTATGGCTGCTAAGGTGAGATCTGTCCCACCTGAACGGGAAATTATTTCCATCATTCCAGAAGAATTTATTGTGGACGGTTTTACCGGCATCCGCGATCCTCAAGGTATGATTGGGGTCCGGCTAGAACTCTATGCGCGCCTGATTACAGGTCCTAAGACTATCATCCACAATATTCGTCGCTGTGTGGAGAAGGCTGGACTCAACATTACGGAATTGGTGGTACAACCTCAAGCTATTGCAGAAGTAGCCCTAACTCCTGATGAACGTGAATTTGGGACTATCATCGTAGATATGGGTGGGGGCCAAACCAGTGCCTCAATTATTTATGACAACCAATTGAAGTATTCCTTCGTTGACCAGGAAGGTGGCGACTTCGTCACCAAGGATATTTCCTTAATCCTTAATACTTCCTTAGAGAATGCGGAACGGATTAAACGTGAGTTTGGTTATGCGGTCTCTCGTCAGACTTCTGAAGAAGAATATTTCCCAGTGGAGACAGTTGGACGTAAGGAACCTGTTCGCGTAGATGAACGCTATTTATCGGAAATTATTGAAGCCCGTTTAGCGCAAATCTTTGAGACAGTTCGAGATGACTTGGAAGGGGTCGATGCCCTCGACTTACCAGGTGGTTTCGTTTTGACTGGTGGAGCGGCTTCCTTGCCAGGCGTCTTAGAGCTAGCCCAAGAGTATTTTGGTCCTAAGGTTCGCCTCTATATCCCAGAGCAAATGGGGATGCGGAACCCAGTCTTTACGACAGCTATTGGCATGGTAGAATATGCTGCAGGCTTAGATGTTGTGCATCGCATTGCGCAAGGAACTTATCAAGCAGCAAGTGCACCACGTCAGGATCGTGGATATGAACGATCTTATCAAGAGCCTGTATCACAGGATGTAACGAATCAGCCAATGATGCCACCGCGTCAACAAGCACCTCGGCGTCCGGCAAGACCAGAGCGTCAACGACCGGTAGCAGAACCTGTGTCAGACTACGATGCATACTCCAATCTGGGAGGCTATGCTGCAGAAGAGCCAAACTATGTTCCAGATCCAGAGGCCGGGGTTAATTATGATAACCAAGTCCCTGTGGTAGGTAATGGGATTATCAGTAAAATTCAAGCATTTTTCAGAACATTTTTCGATTAA
- a CDS encoding cell division protein FtsQ/DivIB has product MANYRLDQRSRYQEDYQENRQTLNQRRQPSRQRSQGNYRLDANGQPVMRPNQDRQRPRTYQEAPYDYEEAQGVPNQPGFSGRRQGNHRIRSYGDQPSPAWTDYEEDYETRVVTKPRAGNYRQTPHHTSLPDQEKSSKDSGQASWPKGKMKLFSVFVVLVLSLAVVGYQLLPTHYVNAVQIVGNQRVDGEAIVAASGIRDFDRVKDIMAKRKSIEQAIMKENPLVSKVTLRRPNMQSLQLEIEEHAIVAKIKSGNQWIAVLDNGTWGDFSASVAAKEAVNLDQLPELLVQAPSGRVTELTTMLKQTPPDILSQIESLKLGQEASKNSAFEAKMRDGNLVKAVLPTFNHKMTFYNQMLKEIGDKKGTLNLEVGAYFTPFTGQQRPVRVQSGQQP; this is encoded by the coding sequence ATGGCTAATTATCGTCTGGATCAGCGTAGTCGCTATCAAGAAGATTACCAAGAGAACCGTCAAACGCTCAACCAACGCCGCCAACCTAGTCGGCAAAGAAGTCAAGGCAATTACCGCTTAGATGCGAATGGACAACCTGTTATGCGACCTAATCAGGATCGTCAGCGTCCTCGTACTTATCAGGAAGCGCCCTATGACTATGAAGAAGCGCAAGGAGTTCCTAATCAGCCTGGCTTTTCAGGCAGACGCCAAGGCAATCATCGGATTAGGTCCTACGGTGATCAACCAAGTCCAGCCTGGACCGATTATGAAGAGGACTATGAGACACGCGTCGTAACCAAGCCACGAGCGGGTAACTATCGCCAAACACCTCATCACACTTCCCTCCCTGATCAAGAAAAATCAAGTAAGGATTCTGGACAAGCAAGTTGGCCCAAGGGCAAGATGAAACTTTTTTCCGTCTTCGTTGTCTTAGTTTTAAGTCTGGCAGTAGTGGGTTATCAACTCTTGCCGACACACTATGTCAATGCTGTTCAGATTGTGGGTAATCAGCGAGTGGATGGTGAAGCTATTGTCGCCGCCTCAGGTATTCGCGATTTTGACCGTGTTAAAGACATCATGGCTAAGCGCAAGTCGATTGAACAAGCCATTATGAAGGAGAATCCACTTGTCAGCAAGGTGACCTTACGTCGTCCTAATATGCAGAGTCTCCAATTAGAGATAGAAGAACATGCCATTGTAGCCAAGATTAAATCAGGAAACCAATGGATTGCAGTCTTAGATAATGGAACTTGGGGTGATTTTAGTGCCAGTGTGGCAGCTAAAGAAGCTGTCAACCTAGACCAATTGCCAGAACTCTTGGTTCAGGCCCCATCAGGTCGAGTAACAGAGTTGACAACAATGTTGAAACAAACTCCGCCCGATATTCTCAGTCAAATTGAAAGTCTCAAGCTAGGTCAAGAGGCCAGCAAGAATAGTGCCTTTGAAGCTAAGATGCGGGACGGCAACCTGGTCAAGGCAGTACTACCAACCTTCAATCATAAGATGACCTTCTACAATCAAATGCTTAAAGAAATAGGTGATAAGAAGGGAACACTTAATCTGGAAGTGGGTGCCTACTTTACGCCATTTACAGGCCAACAACGGCCAGTAAGAGTCCAGTCTGGACAACAACCTTAA